Proteins found in one Parasteatoda tepidariorum isolate YZ-2023 chromosome 7, CAS_Ptep_4.0, whole genome shotgun sequence genomic segment:
- the LOC107436169 gene encoding uncharacterized protein isoform X1 → MANSLEEKITNSVGAILKSLECAICLEFIKNPVSVGCGHFFCRFCITKTLQSEYQRPCPLCKKPFTRRRIQKSIQRQKVINAAKKFAEVCGKAFGRNSFPKENTQRESQKKSPELRDVIGPELHIVLEDIMKSKKRKSEEIMLSKEPGESENGIPLKKLRNQEVSSSAGEAIPLATKRYCPAISDNDDSNELPSLEIFFTADRQQTNIYSDSKDKVDVENMPLLLADIETDKKSKEKKLVIRRKTKKSISRNQDKVILKNQKNLLALKNKTNNANDFERESREVVNPKLTDKMEIFCENDELSKENEKDFETSSNKCKPNFKKKPHKSGLCVSNSSAEEDLISEIKEAENHALVIEKNKDNYVDENVSQECQELAEIEIPSRVTMQPQESYIDAHPKNSKIDDISDTVVSVHSFASPQMNKGNVASKSPGWSRVKKVGKDFKVKKFSRLSVQRNSSACPVNEISNGDEKSCETFDKQPECNEISETVPTAEDLSQRSSPSKVMSDLNKNRVLDNEILVDYEIQSLKDMRKSMDEDEPMLEVPDTNEKNAFKDGVNQMSREKLILNVEGNKNTSEAQPNKFVDSCKSVDCILQAADDDIPSNEGVRDEMNQGINLQKKTDLIEEPMDTGFQVPDKDILEANLYHPCSLPICLETAKERSSISGNNLVNTELNCERSDNICKTPIRGFIKESRVSKIGKFSKGNSSPESDVFYVEHSQQTSQRIDFYDAKNHNESLVPALPVQVPCCRTETFTSNAIFPHPKSISWFCSKENATSEKTKVVKRTCLTLEEIQDYFTKSTISGKSETVCSLPFLSDSYKLHICVADDTLNVSVLKVVDSNTSEMHCTNLINIPEMSDLHRKTNPALMSKESFETLTDKFQNYSPAVLPSSNVESDCSEADDNSEAAKRKSNPFPFLSKFFSDSESTPQLNEATDSCNLNCVPDTYNVKDIRSMSVVKDLEEPKVKHVSIVKDVSDFSNVTTKDNTEIILPPSRKTSYKFPVQIEETPVNMETNSKKSFDSDSNYLKDSVNILINSKASSEKNQNSISVSEKKVEIIDTSQDSMDQDEDCSILKNTLPIGATTVYQHKVLNSDSSEELYKKALRDDDVDFLSELSDLNPGQTASHYASLMKEYDALSSDPVMAFADDLVAPLRNIADKLNPVSHESNKKQNKLTADPNELNQIDGTTSPLDRVLNLLPNKKSLFSNTNTKKKVSRLSLKKKKSSKFKRIQNDPDSSDSDEPESSEVDEVAILKSSKPTSPKCKNVSAASCNEQSTLDGSLSEDDNPSQIVKEIEDIDQAIRLVEEKLKMCGHGNLLSEENKILLKDMHGEECSNHEDSDDSDDIFSQSIPPTPPETIGNSKGSTLKKSRINY, encoded by the exons ATGGCTAATTCTTTGGAAGAAAAGATAACTAATTCAGTTGGTGCTATTTTGAAGTCACTCGAATGTGCCATTTG tcttgaatttataaaaaatccaGTATCTGTTGGTTGTGGACATTTCTTCTGCAG attctgCATCACGAAAACTCTTCAATCAGAGTATCAGAGACCCTGCCCCTTGTGCAAAAAACCTTTTACTCGAag aagaaTACAAAAATCCATTCAAAGACAGAAGGTAATAAATGCTGCTAAAAAGTTTGCTGAAGTTTGCGGGAAAGCATTTGGAAGGAACT CTTTTCCTAAAGAAAATACTCAAAGAGAAAGTCAGAAGAAGTCACCAGAGTTAAGAGATGTTATTGGTCCAGAACTACATATAGTTTTAGag GATATCATgaaatcaaagaaaagaaaatcggAGGAAATTATGTTGAGTA AGGAACCAGGTGAATCTGAAAATGGGATTCCTTTAAAGAA gTTACGCAATCAAGAAGTTAGTTCTTCAGCAGGAGAAGCAATACCACTAGCAACTAAGCGTTATTGCCCAGCCATTTCAGACAATGATGACTCTAATGAATTGCCAtcgttggaaattttttttacagctgACAGGCAGCAAACAAACATATATTCTGATAGTAAGGATAAAGTGGATGTTGAAAATATGCCACTTTTACTTGCTGACATTGAAACAG ataagaaatcaaaagaaaagaagctagtaattagaagaaaaactaaaaaaagcatCTCCAGGAATCAAGATAAAGTGATCttaaaaaaccagaaaaatttgttggctttgaaaaataaaactaataatgctAATGATTTTGAGAGAGAAAGCAGAGAAGtagtaaatccaaaattgactgacaaaatggaaatattttgtgaaaacgATGAATTAAGcaaggaaaatgaaaaagacTTTGAAACCTCGTCTAATAAATGTAAAcccaatttcaagaaaaaaccTCATAAATCTGGTTTGTGTGTATCAAATTCTTCCGCTGAAGAAGATTTGATTTCAGAGATTAAAGAAGCAGAAAATCATGCATTAGTTATCGAAAAGAACAAGGATAATTATGTTGATGAAAATGTATCTCAGGAATGTCAAGAATTAGCAGAAATTGAAATTCCAAGTAGAGTAACTATGCAACCGCAAGAATCATATATAGATGCTCATCCAAAGAACTCTaaaattgatgatatttctGATACTGTAGTATCTGTTCACTCATTTGCAAGTCCGCAAATGAATAAGGGCAATGTAGCATCAAAATCTCCTGGTTGGTCCAGAGTTAAAAAAGTaggaaaagattttaaagttaaaaagttttctagaCTGTCTGTGCAAAGAAACAGCTCTGCATGCCCAGTTAATGAAATCAGTAATGGTGATGAAAAATCATGTGAAACTTTCGATAAGCAGCCTGAGTGCAATGAAATATCTGAAACTGTCCCAACAGCAGAAGATTTAAGTCAAAGATCATCCCCATCAAAAGTAAtgtcagatttaaataaaaacagagtTCTTGATAATGAAATCTTAGTTGATTATGAAATCCAAAGTCTTAAAGATATGAGAAAAAGTATGGATGAGGACGAACCTATGTTAGAGGTGCCTGATACGAATGAGAAGAATGCATTTAAAGATGGTGTCAATCAAATGAGCCGCGAGAAGCTTATTTTGAATGtggaaggaaataaaaacacttCAGAAGCTCAACCAAATAAGTTTGTTGATAGTTGTAAATCAGTTGATTGTATCTTGCAAGCTGCGGATGATGACATTCCTTCCAATGAAGGGGTGAGAGATGAGATGAATCAAGgaataaatttgcaaaagaaaacTGATTTGATTGAAGAACCAATGGATACTGGTTTTCAGGTTCCAGATAAGGATATTTTAGAAGCAAATTTATATCATCCATGTTCTTTGCCTATCTGTTTAGAAACAGCTAAAGAGAGAAGTTCCATTTCTGGGAATAACCTAGTCAACACAGAATTAAATTGTGAAAGGAGtgataatatttgtaaaactcCAATTAGAGGATTCATAAAAGAAAGCAGAGTatcaaaaataggaaaattttctAAAGGCAATTCTTCACCGGAATCAGATGTTTTTTATGTTGAACATTCTCAACAAACATCGCAAAGAATAGATTTTTATGATGCAAAGAATCATAATGAATCACTTGTGCCAGCATTACCAGTTCAAGTTCCTTGCTGTCGCACTGAAACGTTTACTTCAAATGCAATATTTCCTCATCCTAAATCTATCTCATGGTTTTGCAGCAAAGAAAATGCTACTTCTGAAAAAACTAAAGTTGTGAAGAGAACTTGTTTGACATTAGAAGAAATTCAAGACTATTTTACAAAGAGTACTATTTCTGGAAAGTCCGAGACAGTTTGTTCTCTCCCATTTTTATCAGACAGTTATAAACTTCACATTTGTGTTGCTGATGACACTCTTAATGTATCTGTATTGAAAGTTGTTGATTCTAATACATCTGAAATGCATTGTACTAATTTGATTAATATCCCTGAAATGAGTGACTTGCACCGAAAAACTAATCCTGCTTTAATGTCAAAAGAATCTTTTGAAACTTTGACTGATAAGTTTCAGAATTATTCACCAGCTGTTTTACCATCCTCGAATGTGGAATCTGATTGCTCAGAGGCTGATGATAATTCTGAGGCTGCTAAACGTAAGTCCAATCCATTTCCATTTctaagtaagtttttttctgaCTCTGAATCTACTCCTCAACTGAATGAAGCTACTGATTCATGTAATCTAAATTGTGTTCCTGATACATATAATGTGAAAGATATTCGTAGTATGTCTGTTGTGAAAGATCTGGAAGAACCTAAAGTGAAACATGTGTCGATTGTAAAAGatgtttcagatttttctaatgTAACTACTAAGGACAACACAGAGATTATTCTTCCACCATCAAGAAAAACATCTTATAAGTTCCCTGTCCAGATTGAAGAGACTCCCGTTAATATGGaaacaaatagtaaaaaatcttttgactCAGATTCAAACTATTTGAAAGATTCTGTTAATATCCTAATCAATTCTAAAGCAAgctcagaaaaaaatcaaaattctattagtgtatctgaaaaaaaagtggaaattatCGATACTTCTCAAGATTCAATGGATCAAGATGAAGATTgttccattttgaaaaatactcttCCTATTGGTGCAACAACAGTGTATCAACATAAAGTACTTAACTCTGACTCTTCCGAAGAATTATACAAGAAAGCATTACGTGATGATGATGTTGATTTCTTGAGTGAATTGTCAGATTTAAATCCCGGTCAAACTGCATCTCATTATGCTAGCTTGATGAAAGAGTATGATGCTCTTTCTTCTGATCCTGTTATGGCTTTTGCTGATGATCTAGTCGCACCACTTAGGAATATTGCTGATAAACTAAATCCTGTGTCTcatgaaagcaataaaaaacagaataaattaacTGCTGATCCAAATGAACTGAACCAGATTGACGGAACTACATCTCCGCTGGACCGTGTCCTGAATTTGCTTCCTaacaagaaaagtttattttcgaacacaaatacaaagaaaaaagtatcaagATTGTctctaaagaaaaagaagagttctaaatttaaacgaatacaAAATGATCCAGATTCTTCTGATTCTGACGAGCCTGAATCATCTGAAGTTGATGAAGTAGCtattttaaagtcttcaaaaccAACCAGTCCTAAATGCAAAA ATGTTTCAGCTGCATCTTGTAATGAGCAAAGCACTCTTGATGGCTCTCTTTCAGAGGATGAT AATCCTAGTCAAATTGTGAAAGAAATTGAAGACATTGATCAAGCCATACGATTAGTCGAAGAAAAACTTAAGATGTGTG
- the LOC107436169 gene encoding uncharacterized protein isoform X2, whose product MANSLEEKITNSVGAILKSLECAICLEFIKNPVSVGCGHFFCRFCITKTLQSEYQRPCPLCKKPFTRRIQKSIQRQKVINAAKKFAEVCGKAFGRNSFPKENTQRESQKKSPELRDVIGPELHIVLEDIMKSKKRKSEEIMLSKEPGESENGIPLKKLRNQEVSSSAGEAIPLATKRYCPAISDNDDSNELPSLEIFFTADRQQTNIYSDSKDKVDVENMPLLLADIETDKKSKEKKLVIRRKTKKSISRNQDKVILKNQKNLLALKNKTNNANDFERESREVVNPKLTDKMEIFCENDELSKENEKDFETSSNKCKPNFKKKPHKSGLCVSNSSAEEDLISEIKEAENHALVIEKNKDNYVDENVSQECQELAEIEIPSRVTMQPQESYIDAHPKNSKIDDISDTVVSVHSFASPQMNKGNVASKSPGWSRVKKVGKDFKVKKFSRLSVQRNSSACPVNEISNGDEKSCETFDKQPECNEISETVPTAEDLSQRSSPSKVMSDLNKNRVLDNEILVDYEIQSLKDMRKSMDEDEPMLEVPDTNEKNAFKDGVNQMSREKLILNVEGNKNTSEAQPNKFVDSCKSVDCILQAADDDIPSNEGVRDEMNQGINLQKKTDLIEEPMDTGFQVPDKDILEANLYHPCSLPICLETAKERSSISGNNLVNTELNCERSDNICKTPIRGFIKESRVSKIGKFSKGNSSPESDVFYVEHSQQTSQRIDFYDAKNHNESLVPALPVQVPCCRTETFTSNAIFPHPKSISWFCSKENATSEKTKVVKRTCLTLEEIQDYFTKSTISGKSETVCSLPFLSDSYKLHICVADDTLNVSVLKVVDSNTSEMHCTNLINIPEMSDLHRKTNPALMSKESFETLTDKFQNYSPAVLPSSNVESDCSEADDNSEAAKRKSNPFPFLSKFFSDSESTPQLNEATDSCNLNCVPDTYNVKDIRSMSVVKDLEEPKVKHVSIVKDVSDFSNVTTKDNTEIILPPSRKTSYKFPVQIEETPVNMETNSKKSFDSDSNYLKDSVNILINSKASSEKNQNSISVSEKKVEIIDTSQDSMDQDEDCSILKNTLPIGATTVYQHKVLNSDSSEELYKKALRDDDVDFLSELSDLNPGQTASHYASLMKEYDALSSDPVMAFADDLVAPLRNIADKLNPVSHESNKKQNKLTADPNELNQIDGTTSPLDRVLNLLPNKKSLFSNTNTKKKVSRLSLKKKKSSKFKRIQNDPDSSDSDEPESSEVDEVAILKSSKPTSPKCKNVSAASCNEQSTLDGSLSEDDNPSQIVKEIEDIDQAIRLVEEKLKMCGHGNLLSEENKILLKDMHGEECSNHEDSDDSDDIFSQSIPPTPPETIGNSKGSTLKKSRINY is encoded by the exons ATGGCTAATTCTTTGGAAGAAAAGATAACTAATTCAGTTGGTGCTATTTTGAAGTCACTCGAATGTGCCATTTG tcttgaatttataaaaaatccaGTATCTGTTGGTTGTGGACATTTCTTCTGCAG attctgCATCACGAAAACTCTTCAATCAGAGTATCAGAGACCCTGCCCCTTGTGCAAAAAACCTTTTACTCGAag aaTACAAAAATCCATTCAAAGACAGAAGGTAATAAATGCTGCTAAAAAGTTTGCTGAAGTTTGCGGGAAAGCATTTGGAAGGAACT CTTTTCCTAAAGAAAATACTCAAAGAGAAAGTCAGAAGAAGTCACCAGAGTTAAGAGATGTTATTGGTCCAGAACTACATATAGTTTTAGag GATATCATgaaatcaaagaaaagaaaatcggAGGAAATTATGTTGAGTA AGGAACCAGGTGAATCTGAAAATGGGATTCCTTTAAAGAA gTTACGCAATCAAGAAGTTAGTTCTTCAGCAGGAGAAGCAATACCACTAGCAACTAAGCGTTATTGCCCAGCCATTTCAGACAATGATGACTCTAATGAATTGCCAtcgttggaaattttttttacagctgACAGGCAGCAAACAAACATATATTCTGATAGTAAGGATAAAGTGGATGTTGAAAATATGCCACTTTTACTTGCTGACATTGAAACAG ataagaaatcaaaagaaaagaagctagtaattagaagaaaaactaaaaaaagcatCTCCAGGAATCAAGATAAAGTGATCttaaaaaaccagaaaaatttgttggctttgaaaaataaaactaataatgctAATGATTTTGAGAGAGAAAGCAGAGAAGtagtaaatccaaaattgactgacaaaatggaaatattttgtgaaaacgATGAATTAAGcaaggaaaatgaaaaagacTTTGAAACCTCGTCTAATAAATGTAAAcccaatttcaagaaaaaaccTCATAAATCTGGTTTGTGTGTATCAAATTCTTCCGCTGAAGAAGATTTGATTTCAGAGATTAAAGAAGCAGAAAATCATGCATTAGTTATCGAAAAGAACAAGGATAATTATGTTGATGAAAATGTATCTCAGGAATGTCAAGAATTAGCAGAAATTGAAATTCCAAGTAGAGTAACTATGCAACCGCAAGAATCATATATAGATGCTCATCCAAAGAACTCTaaaattgatgatatttctGATACTGTAGTATCTGTTCACTCATTTGCAAGTCCGCAAATGAATAAGGGCAATGTAGCATCAAAATCTCCTGGTTGGTCCAGAGTTAAAAAAGTaggaaaagattttaaagttaaaaagttttctagaCTGTCTGTGCAAAGAAACAGCTCTGCATGCCCAGTTAATGAAATCAGTAATGGTGATGAAAAATCATGTGAAACTTTCGATAAGCAGCCTGAGTGCAATGAAATATCTGAAACTGTCCCAACAGCAGAAGATTTAAGTCAAAGATCATCCCCATCAAAAGTAAtgtcagatttaaataaaaacagagtTCTTGATAATGAAATCTTAGTTGATTATGAAATCCAAAGTCTTAAAGATATGAGAAAAAGTATGGATGAGGACGAACCTATGTTAGAGGTGCCTGATACGAATGAGAAGAATGCATTTAAAGATGGTGTCAATCAAATGAGCCGCGAGAAGCTTATTTTGAATGtggaaggaaataaaaacacttCAGAAGCTCAACCAAATAAGTTTGTTGATAGTTGTAAATCAGTTGATTGTATCTTGCAAGCTGCGGATGATGACATTCCTTCCAATGAAGGGGTGAGAGATGAGATGAATCAAGgaataaatttgcaaaagaaaacTGATTTGATTGAAGAACCAATGGATACTGGTTTTCAGGTTCCAGATAAGGATATTTTAGAAGCAAATTTATATCATCCATGTTCTTTGCCTATCTGTTTAGAAACAGCTAAAGAGAGAAGTTCCATTTCTGGGAATAACCTAGTCAACACAGAATTAAATTGTGAAAGGAGtgataatatttgtaaaactcCAATTAGAGGATTCATAAAAGAAAGCAGAGTatcaaaaataggaaaattttctAAAGGCAATTCTTCACCGGAATCAGATGTTTTTTATGTTGAACATTCTCAACAAACATCGCAAAGAATAGATTTTTATGATGCAAAGAATCATAATGAATCACTTGTGCCAGCATTACCAGTTCAAGTTCCTTGCTGTCGCACTGAAACGTTTACTTCAAATGCAATATTTCCTCATCCTAAATCTATCTCATGGTTTTGCAGCAAAGAAAATGCTACTTCTGAAAAAACTAAAGTTGTGAAGAGAACTTGTTTGACATTAGAAGAAATTCAAGACTATTTTACAAAGAGTACTATTTCTGGAAAGTCCGAGACAGTTTGTTCTCTCCCATTTTTATCAGACAGTTATAAACTTCACATTTGTGTTGCTGATGACACTCTTAATGTATCTGTATTGAAAGTTGTTGATTCTAATACATCTGAAATGCATTGTACTAATTTGATTAATATCCCTGAAATGAGTGACTTGCACCGAAAAACTAATCCTGCTTTAATGTCAAAAGAATCTTTTGAAACTTTGACTGATAAGTTTCAGAATTATTCACCAGCTGTTTTACCATCCTCGAATGTGGAATCTGATTGCTCAGAGGCTGATGATAATTCTGAGGCTGCTAAACGTAAGTCCAATCCATTTCCATTTctaagtaagtttttttctgaCTCTGAATCTACTCCTCAACTGAATGAAGCTACTGATTCATGTAATCTAAATTGTGTTCCTGATACATATAATGTGAAAGATATTCGTAGTATGTCTGTTGTGAAAGATCTGGAAGAACCTAAAGTGAAACATGTGTCGATTGTAAAAGatgtttcagatttttctaatgTAACTACTAAGGACAACACAGAGATTATTCTTCCACCATCAAGAAAAACATCTTATAAGTTCCCTGTCCAGATTGAAGAGACTCCCGTTAATATGGaaacaaatagtaaaaaatcttttgactCAGATTCAAACTATTTGAAAGATTCTGTTAATATCCTAATCAATTCTAAAGCAAgctcagaaaaaaatcaaaattctattagtgtatctgaaaaaaaagtggaaattatCGATACTTCTCAAGATTCAATGGATCAAGATGAAGATTgttccattttgaaaaatactcttCCTATTGGTGCAACAACAGTGTATCAACATAAAGTACTTAACTCTGACTCTTCCGAAGAATTATACAAGAAAGCATTACGTGATGATGATGTTGATTTCTTGAGTGAATTGTCAGATTTAAATCCCGGTCAAACTGCATCTCATTATGCTAGCTTGATGAAAGAGTATGATGCTCTTTCTTCTGATCCTGTTATGGCTTTTGCTGATGATCTAGTCGCACCACTTAGGAATATTGCTGATAAACTAAATCCTGTGTCTcatgaaagcaataaaaaacagaataaattaacTGCTGATCCAAATGAACTGAACCAGATTGACGGAACTACATCTCCGCTGGACCGTGTCCTGAATTTGCTTCCTaacaagaaaagtttattttcgaacacaaatacaaagaaaaaagtatcaagATTGTctctaaagaaaaagaagagttctaaatttaaacgaatacaAAATGATCCAGATTCTTCTGATTCTGACGAGCCTGAATCATCTGAAGTTGATGAAGTAGCtattttaaagtcttcaaaaccAACCAGTCCTAAATGCAAAA ATGTTTCAGCTGCATCTTGTAATGAGCAAAGCACTCTTGATGGCTCTCTTTCAGAGGATGAT AATCCTAGTCAAATTGTGAAAGAAATTGAAGACATTGATCAAGCCATACGATTAGTCGAAGAAAAACTTAAGATGTGTG